In Bradyrhizobium erythrophlei, a single genomic region encodes these proteins:
- a CDS encoding ABC transporter permease has translation MTEFLTNWLANAPGTAAPYAFAALGLIISERSGVLNLTAEGLMLVGAVAGLGASLTWGGHPLIALLISMLAASLVSLLFAGLVVILRVNQVIAGLSIVFFCQGLTGLIGTLANWQNHPIAGLSKIAIWPLSEIPVVGRILFVQDPIVYLAIPIFFGVSFFLQKSMLGLRLRAVGENPAAADAAGINVSLYRIGAIVAGSALVGLAGGYISVVSVKLWVTGMVGGRGWIAVALVVFARWAPWPALAGALLFGCIEGVVPRIAAAGISVPQYLMLMTPYVATIAVMMWVGARNRGYLGEPGALGQPHVREERR, from the coding sequence ATGACGGAGTTTCTCACCAACTGGCTGGCCAACGCGCCGGGTACGGCCGCGCCTTACGCGTTCGCTGCACTCGGCTTGATCATTTCCGAGCGTTCCGGCGTTTTGAACCTGACCGCTGAAGGGTTGATGCTTGTGGGAGCCGTCGCCGGCCTCGGAGCCAGCCTGACGTGGGGCGGCCATCCGCTGATCGCGCTTCTGATCTCGATGCTGGCGGCGAGCCTGGTGTCATTGTTGTTCGCCGGTCTGGTCGTGATCCTGCGGGTCAATCAAGTAATTGCGGGCCTATCAATCGTATTCTTTTGTCAGGGGCTGACCGGCTTGATCGGTACACTTGCGAACTGGCAAAACCACCCGATCGCCGGTTTGAGCAAGATCGCAATCTGGCCGCTGTCGGAAATTCCGGTCGTCGGCCGAATCCTGTTCGTTCAGGACCCGATCGTCTACCTCGCCATTCCAATTTTCTTTGGGGTTTCGTTTTTCCTGCAAAAATCGATGCTGGGCTTAAGGCTGCGTGCGGTCGGCGAAAATCCTGCGGCTGCGGATGCCGCCGGTATCAACGTTTCGCTGTACCGGATCGGCGCCATCGTTGCCGGTTCGGCGCTTGTCGGATTGGCTGGCGGCTATATTTCCGTCGTCAGCGTCAAGCTGTGGGTCACCGGCATGGTTGGCGGGCGTGGCTGGATCGCGGTGGCTCTCGTGGTATTCGCACGCTGGGCGCCATGGCCGGCTCTTGCCGGTGCGTTGCTGTTCGGCTGCATCGAAGGGGTCGTCCCCCGTATCGCAGCGGCCGGGATCAGCGTGCCACAATATTTGATGCTGATGACGCCTTATGTCGCGACGATAGCTGTCATGATGTGGGTAGGGGCTCGCAATCGCGGCTATTTGGGAGAGCCTGGCGCGCTGGGTCAGCCGCACGTACGCGAGGAACGACGATGA